In Meiothermus ruber DSM 1279, the following proteins share a genomic window:
- a CDS encoding BMP family lipoprotein has translation MKKLVVLGAALATALGLGLAQEIRVGMAFDAGGKNDRSFNQSTFEGAQRAAKELGVRIFDFEPGDPGQVGQGIRRFAEEGFDLIVGVGFANEPSITKNAQEFKDIRFAVIDSVPCEGKCANAVGLVFREHEGSYLVGYIAGRMTNTGVVGFVGGMDIPLIHKFEQGYRAGAIAGMRERGISNPRVLINYVGNTPAAWNDPGKAKEIATAQAKQGADIIYAAAGASGLGVLDYVKQQKCLKQNELPSGVRFISNNGSNVPRYAAYNQSCPAATSRPMFMVGVDANQNYLGDTDNNPNTLNHVLTSMLKRVDVATYEVIKSVKDGTFKGGVREFGLNNNGVGYALDNYNKALIPQAVINRLAVLRSQIVSGAIKVPDKR, from the coding sequence ATGAAGAAACTCGTTGTGCTCGGTGCTGCCTTAGCAACTGCGCTAGGCCTGGGTCTGGCCCAGGAGATTCGCGTGGGCATGGCCTTCGATGCGGGTGGTAAAAACGACCGCAGCTTCAACCAGTCCACCTTTGAAGGCGCCCAGCGAGCCGCTAAAGAGCTGGGGGTTCGGATCTTCGACTTTGAACCCGGCGACCCCGGTCAGGTGGGTCAGGGCATCCGCCGCTTTGCCGAAGAGGGCTTCGACCTGATCGTGGGGGTGGGCTTCGCCAACGAACCCTCGATCACCAAAAACGCCCAGGAGTTTAAGGACATCAGGTTCGCCGTAATCGACTCGGTGCCCTGCGAGGGCAAGTGCGCCAACGCGGTGGGGCTGGTCTTCCGTGAGCACGAAGGCAGCTACCTGGTGGGCTACATCGCGGGCCGCATGACCAACACCGGTGTGGTGGGCTTCGTGGGCGGCATGGATATCCCCCTGATCCACAAGTTTGAGCAGGGCTACCGGGCCGGGGCCATCGCCGGTATGCGCGAGCGGGGCATCTCCAACCCCCGCGTGCTCATCAACTACGTGGGCAACACCCCGGCGGCCTGGAACGACCCGGGCAAGGCCAAAGAAATCGCCACCGCGCAGGCCAAGCAGGGGGCGGACATCATCTACGCGGCGGCCGGGGCTTCGGGCCTGGGTGTGCTGGACTATGTTAAGCAGCAGAAGTGCTTGAAGCAAAACGAGCTGCCCTCGGGTGTGCGCTTTATCTCTAACAATGGCTCCAATGTGCCGCGTTACGCCGCTTACAACCAGTCCTGCCCGGCGGCCACCTCCCGCCCCATGTTCATGGTTGGGGTAGATGCTAACCAGAACTACCTGGGCGACACCGACAACAACCCCAACACCCTCAACCACGTGCTGACCTCCATGCTCAAGCGGGTGGATGTGGCCACCTACGAGGTCATCAAGTCGGTTAAGGACGGCACCTTCAAAGGCGGGGTGCGCGAGTTTGGCCTGAACAACAACGGTGTGGGCTATGCCCTGGACAACTACAACAAGGCCCTGATCCCGCAGGCCGTCATCAACCGCCTGGCGGTTCTGCGCAGCCAGATTGTCTCCGGGGCCATCAAGGTGCCCGACAAGCGCTAG
- a CDS encoding ABC transporter substrate-binding protein, which produces MVLLISGLGYAQPKVLPAYTNLGVTAGKAGGSLTLSLASAPQTFFYYGAIDSAIQNLANQMFDGLIEYNLANYQIEPALATRWSITDSRIYTFDLRRDVRWHDGRPFTADDVVFTYTQIVANPEARGGDAANFEGVKIEKLGDFRVRFTLPKPAPAFIHYMRLPIMPKHKLLPFSQEGGKPRAEINNAWPTNVNPEEVVGTGPFRLRSYTAGQQVTLVKNPNYWKRDAAGTPLPYLDQLQYLIITDSQARVAQFLAGNIGQINITGAEFPDLKRRETQGAPFRVVQFRALFGSPPHIGFNYNAKNAELANLFKNSDFRRALQFAVNRERIIEDVYNGLAERASYGVAPLSEWYYPEVARLQGRFDLNAANAALDRLGLRRGPDGIRRLPSGRPLEFTLTYGSNSAVFTAIATILQSDFQRVGVKVNLQGILAANLLSTGRGQDWEAILLALGDQPDPELRTPIWKPGGALYYWHQATQPTTPNGQPQFNNFLPWEREIYGLWERAASTTNFTQRKALYDRWQAIAAREAQVIMIAKEYAVGAVSNRYGNYIYSLGVIPGFNPVPLMFQR; this is translated from the coding sequence ATGGTTTTGCTGATTTCAGGTCTGGGCTATGCGCAGCCCAAGGTGCTGCCGGCCTATACCAACCTGGGCGTGACGGCTGGCAAAGCTGGAGGGAGCCTCACCCTGTCACTGGCCAGTGCGCCGCAGACTTTCTTTTACTACGGCGCGATTGACTCGGCTATCCAGAACCTCGCCAACCAGATGTTCGACGGCCTGATCGAGTACAACCTGGCCAACTACCAGATCGAACCGGCCCTGGCCACGCGCTGGAGCATCACCGATAGCCGGATTTACACCTTTGACCTGCGCCGGGATGTGCGTTGGCACGATGGCCGCCCCTTCACCGCCGACGATGTGGTTTTTACCTACACCCAGATTGTCGCCAACCCCGAGGCCCGTGGCGGCGACGCGGCCAACTTTGAGGGTGTGAAAATTGAAAAGCTGGGTGATTTCCGGGTGCGCTTTACCCTGCCCAAACCCGCGCCTGCCTTTATCCATTACATGCGCCTGCCCATCATGCCCAAGCACAAGCTGCTACCCTTCAGCCAGGAAGGGGGCAAGCCCCGCGCCGAAATCAACAACGCCTGGCCCACCAACGTCAACCCCGAGGAAGTGGTGGGCACCGGTCCCTTCCGCCTGCGCAGCTACACCGCCGGGCAGCAGGTTACCCTGGTCAAGAACCCCAACTACTGGAAGCGCGATGCTGCTGGCACCCCCCTGCCTTACCTCGATCAGCTGCAGTACCTGATCATCACCGACTCCCAGGCCCGGGTGGCGCAGTTTTTGGCGGGTAACATCGGTCAGATCAACATCACCGGGGCCGAGTTCCCCGACCTCAAACGCCGCGAAACCCAGGGGGCCCCGTTCCGGGTGGTGCAATTCCGCGCGCTTTTTGGCTCGCCGCCGCACATCGGCTTCAACTACAACGCCAAGAACGCCGAGCTGGCGAACCTTTTCAAAAACAGCGACTTCCGCCGTGCGCTACAGTTCGCCGTCAACCGCGAGCGCATCATCGAGGACGTATACAACGGTCTGGCCGAGCGAGCCAGCTATGGGGTGGCCCCGCTTTCCGAGTGGTACTACCCGGAAGTGGCCCGTTTGCAGGGCCGGTTTGACCTGAATGCAGCCAACGCCGCTCTGGATCGGCTGGGACTGCGGCGGGGCCCGGACGGCATCCGGCGCCTGCCCAGTGGAAGGCCGCTCGAGTTCACCCTCACCTACGGCTCCAACTCCGCGGTTTTCACCGCTATTGCCACCATTTTGCAAAGCGACTTCCAGCGGGTAGGGGTCAAGGTTAACCTACAAGGCATCCTGGCCGCCAACCTGCTCTCAACGGGGCGAGGCCAGGACTGGGAGGCCATCCTGCTGGCCCTGGGCGACCAACCCGACCCCGAGCTGCGCACCCCCATCTGGAAGCCGGGCGGGGCCCTGTACTACTGGCACCAGGCCACCCAGCCCACCACCCCCAACGGCCAGCCCCAGTTCAACAACTTCCTGCCCTGGGAACGTGAAATCTACGGCCTGTGGGAGCGGGCGGCCAGCACCACCAACTTCACCCAGCGCAAAGCCCTCTACGACCGCTGGCAGGCCATCGCGGCCCGTGAGGCCCAGGTCATCATGATTGCCAAAGAGTATGCGGTAGGAGCGGTTTCCAACCGCTACGGCAACTACATCTACAGCCTGGGCGTGATCCCCGGCTTCAACCCCGTGCCGCTGATGTTCCAGCGGTAA
- a CDS encoding GntR family transcriptional regulator produces MESKLDPHSATPLYLQLEALLREALASNTWKAGEAMPPERELAERFGVSRLTLRKALERLEAQGLVQRRQGSGTYVAPRLEQPLSALTSFSEDMRARGLEPSTRWLKRGLFTASPEEVLALSLSPGEKVARLERVRSAQGEPMAVERAALPAHLLPHPEQVKESLYAYLESKGLRPVRALQRLRSVAASRQEAELLGLRAGEPVLYIERLSYLADGSVLEFTRSHYRGDRYDFVAELRRA; encoded by the coding sequence ATGGAATCCAAGCTGGATCCTCACTCCGCCACCCCGCTTTATCTACAGCTCGAGGCCCTTCTGCGTGAGGCCCTGGCCTCCAACACCTGGAAAGCCGGCGAGGCCATGCCCCCCGAGCGCGAGCTGGCCGAACGGTTTGGGGTCTCGAGGCTCACGCTGCGCAAAGCCCTCGAGCGCCTCGAGGCCCAGGGCCTGGTGCAGCGCCGCCAGGGGTCGGGCACCTATGTGGCCCCCCGCCTCGAGCAGCCCCTCTCGGCGCTGACCAGCTTCAGCGAGGACATGCGGGCGCGCGGCCTCGAGCCCAGCACGCGCTGGCTCAAACGGGGGTTGTTCACCGCCTCCCCCGAGGAGGTGCTGGCCCTATCGCTCTCGCCAGGCGAGAAAGTGGCCCGGCTCGAGCGCGTGCGCAGCGCGCAGGGTGAGCCCATGGCTGTTGAGCGGGCCGCCTTGCCAGCCCACCTCCTCCCCCACCCCGAACAGGTCAAAGAATCCCTGTACGCCTATCTGGAGAGCAAAGGCTTACGGCCGGTTCGGGCCCTGCAACGCCTGCGCTCGGTCGCGGCCAGCCGCCAGGAAGCCGAGCTTTTGGGTCTTCGAGCAGGCGAACCGGTACTCTACATCGAGCGCCTGAGCTACCTGGCCGACGGCAGCGTGCTGGAGTTTACCCGCAGCCACTACCGCGGCGACCGCTACGATTTCGTGGCCGAGCTACGCCGGGCCTGA
- a CDS encoding 3-oxoacyl-ACP synthase, with translation MAYLRGLGVYLPTPRMHSSEIAAASGLPEWVVREKLGIHQKPIPGPEDHPGRMAGWAARAALEEAGLEGAALDVVISITDEYKDYPVWCSAPLIAQMVGARRAWAFDLNQKCASFISALAVAEGLLASQPDLQHLLIAGGYRNGDLIDYTDPAVRFMYDLAAGGGAAVMARQGPGFRLLATRLKTDPSLATSVRVPVGGTVEPLSPMNVDRYKLRVAEPEVMKARLEQVSLTSFLEVIQEALGQAGYTAADLDYLALLHMKPSAHQAVLAGLGLSEERAIYLSDYGHLGQLDPILSLKLAMDAGKLGAGSLVALAAAGVGYHWGAAVLRLEEVAWS, from the coding sequence ATGGCGTACCTTCGGGGCCTAGGGGTCTACCTTCCTACACCGCGCATGCACAGCAGCGAAATTGCCGCGGCCAGCGGGCTGCCGGAATGGGTGGTGCGGGAGAAGCTGGGCATTCACCAAAAGCCCATCCCCGGCCCGGAAGACCACCCCGGCCGCATGGCAGGCTGGGCTGCTCGGGCCGCGCTCGAGGAGGCGGGCCTCGAGGGGGCCGCGCTGGATGTGGTAATCAGCATCACCGATGAGTACAAAGACTACCCGGTCTGGTGCAGCGCCCCCCTGATCGCCCAGATGGTGGGGGCCAGGCGGGCCTGGGCCTTCGACCTGAACCAGAAGTGTGCCAGCTTTATCAGCGCGCTGGCCGTGGCCGAGGGCCTTCTGGCCAGCCAGCCCGATCTGCAACACCTGCTGATTGCCGGCGGCTACCGCAACGGCGATCTGATCGATTACACCGATCCGGCGGTGCGCTTCATGTACGACCTGGCCGCCGGCGGCGGGGCCGCGGTAATGGCGCGGCAGGGGCCGGGGTTCAGGCTACTGGCCACCCGGCTCAAGACCGATCCCAGCCTGGCCACCAGCGTGCGGGTGCCGGTGGGTGGCACGGTCGAGCCGCTCAGCCCGATGAACGTAGATCGGTACAAGCTGCGGGTGGCCGAGCCCGAGGTCATGAAGGCGCGCCTCGAGCAGGTCTCGCTAACGAGCTTTCTGGAGGTTATTCAAGAAGCGCTGGGACAGGCCGGTTACACCGCCGCCGATCTCGACTACCTGGCCCTGCTGCACATGAAACCCTCAGCCCACCAGGCGGTGCTGGCCGGGCTGGGGTTATCTGAAGAACGGGCCATTTACCTTTCCGATTACGGCCACCTGGGCCAGCTCGACCCCATCCTCTCGCTCAAGCTGGCGATGGACGCCGGGAAGCTGGGCGCGGGAAGCCTGGTGGCCCTGGCCGCGGCCGGGGTGGGCTACCACTGGGGGGCTGCGGTCTTGCGTTTGGAGGAGGTGGCATGGAGCTAA
- a CDS encoding LptA/OstA family protein: MKRIAWLLFLLALAVLAQSKEQRIITIEAPGGQRSGNLRNGPWVYEAGKPGGVIGRVKDLEIQATRATLEAPQGKTMQEAEGERVASFEGSVVVKRDRMTATGPKLVYRESNGRGTLEGNARMRQEPRDQNGDPVEVLAPRMTFEVDTNISTSEGGVTLKNGRQEGRSEAVYYEEDRGLAVFSDAKEVVLLRKREGKGDLVIRAKEVRSLTDEKRLLATGGVTLVDGDITTTGASLLYNDNTGEATVVAGRVGNQNVPARSVNAKERATLSGNSLLHNVNRSQVRVLAQAPRLPIAEFRKLSER, from the coding sequence ATGAAACGTATAGCCTGGCTTCTTTTTCTACTAGCGTTGGCGGTACTGGCCCAGAGCAAAGAGCAGCGCATCATCACCATCGAGGCCCCAGGCGGACAGCGTTCGGGCAACCTGCGCAACGGCCCCTGGGTTTATGAGGCCGGCAAACCGGGCGGGGTCATTGGCCGGGTCAAAGACCTGGAAATCCAGGCCACCCGCGCCACGCTGGAAGCCCCCCAGGGCAAAACCATGCAAGAGGCCGAGGGGGAGCGGGTGGCCTCTTTCGAGGGCAGCGTAGTGGTCAAGCGCGACCGCATGACCGCCACCGGGCCAAAGCTGGTCTACCGCGAGAGCAACGGGCGCGGCACCCTCGAGGGCAACGCCCGCATGCGCCAGGAGCCCAGGGATCAAAACGGCGATCCGGTTGAGGTGCTGGCGCCTCGCATGACCTTTGAGGTGGATACCAATATTTCCACCAGCGAAGGGGGCGTAACCCTGAAGAACGGCCGACAAGAGGGACGCTCCGAAGCGGTTTACTATGAAGAAGACCGGGGGCTGGCGGTTTTCAGCGACGCCAAAGAGGTCGTGCTGCTGCGCAAGCGCGAGGGCAAGGGCGATCTGGTAATCCGCGCCAAAGAGGTGCGTAGCCTCACCGACGAAAAGCGCTTGCTGGCCACCGGCGGGGTCACCCTGGTCGATGGCGATATCACCACCACCGGGGCCAGCCTGCTCTACAACGACAACACCGGCGAAGCCACGGTGGTAGCCGGCCGGGTGGGCAATCAGAACGTGCCGGCCCGAAGTGTGAACGCCAAGGAGCGGGCCACCCTGTCGGGCAACTCCTTGCTGCACAATGTCAACCGTTCGCAGGTGCGGGTGCTGGCCCAGGCGCCCCGGCTACCCATCGCCGAGTTTCGCAAGCTGAGCGAGCGATAA
- the ligA gene encoding NAD-dependent DNA ligase LigA, protein MQTPKQRIMELRELIRYHNYRYYVLDKPEISDAEYDRLLQELRALEEAHPELIIPDSPTQTVGSAILETPFTPVPHPTRMYSLGNAFSQDDIADFEASINRFLGREESREYVLEYKIDGLSVNLIYEEGVFRQGLTRGDGLTGEDVTPNLLAIPDIPRQLPQPLDLEVRGEIYLPIQTFLELNTQLEEAGEPPFKNPRNAAAGSLRQKDPRISASRGLRGLFYGVGRPESLGVGTQQELLEKLGQLGFSVDPHYQVVRGVEGIEQGYQAMLAARKSLPFEADGVTVKLNNLSLWSELGYTAKTPRFAIAYKFPAEEKTTRVLRVIFQVGRTGRVTPVAELEPVFLDGSTVSRVTLHNESYVQELGLRIGDTVLVHKSGGVIPEVLRVVTEAPRGHAPVEWPTHCPECGTALELSGKIHLCPNPLCPAKAFEAIRHFASRRAMDIQGLGEKLIEQLLETGLVRDAADLYNLKKEDIAALERKAEKSAQNLIEQIEASKSRGLERLLFALGIPQVGESTARALAKRFGHLDSILKATVEELDAVPDIAETTAQAIHQALARPEMQSFIERLRAAGLVFEAREKQQSQALEGLTFVLTGELSRPREEVARQLEAHGAKISGSVSRKTSYVIAGPGAGSKLSKAKELGIPILDEAGLRALLEQKIGAASI, encoded by the coding sequence ATGCAGACCCCTAAGCAGCGCATCATGGAACTGCGGGAGCTGATTCGCTACCACAATTACCGCTATTACGTGCTGGACAAACCGGAAATTTCCGATGCCGAGTACGACCGCCTGCTCCAGGAGCTGAGGGCCCTTGAAGAAGCCCATCCTGAGCTGATCATCCCCGACTCCCCCACGCAAACCGTGGGCAGCGCCATCCTCGAGACCCCCTTCACCCCCGTGCCCCACCCCACCCGTATGTACTCGCTGGGGAACGCCTTTTCGCAAGACGACATCGCCGATTTCGAGGCCAGCATCAACCGCTTCCTGGGCCGGGAAGAGTCGCGCGAGTATGTGCTGGAGTACAAGATTGACGGACTCTCGGTCAACCTCATCTATGAAGAGGGGGTGTTTCGCCAGGGGCTCACCCGCGGCGACGGCCTGACCGGCGAGGACGTAACGCCCAACCTGCTAGCGATTCCCGACATTCCCCGGCAGCTACCACAGCCCCTCGACCTCGAGGTTCGGGGGGAAATTTACCTACCCATCCAGACCTTTTTGGAGTTGAACACGCAGCTCGAGGAGGCTGGGGAGCCTCCTTTCAAAAACCCGCGCAACGCCGCAGCCGGCAGCCTACGGCAAAAAGACCCCCGAATCAGCGCCAGCCGGGGCTTGCGGGGCCTGTTTTATGGGGTGGGAAGGCCGGAAAGCCTGGGGGTCGGCACCCAGCAAGAATTGCTGGAGAAACTAGGCCAGCTTGGTTTCTCCGTGGATCCGCATTACCAGGTGGTGCGGGGCGTGGAGGGCATCGAGCAGGGCTACCAGGCCATGCTGGCCGCGCGCAAAAGCCTGCCTTTTGAAGCCGATGGCGTGACCGTCAAGCTCAACAATCTTTCCCTGTGGAGCGAGCTGGGCTACACCGCCAAAACCCCCCGTTTCGCCATCGCCTACAAGTTCCCCGCCGAAGAAAAGACCACCCGGGTGCTGCGGGTAATCTTTCAGGTGGGGCGCACCGGCCGGGTCACCCCGGTGGCGGAGCTCGAGCCGGTCTTTCTGGACGGCTCCACCGTGAGCCGGGTCACCCTGCACAACGAAAGTTACGTACAGGAGCTGGGCTTACGCATCGGGGATACCGTGCTGGTACACAAATCGGGCGGGGTGATCCCCGAGGTGTTGCGGGTGGTCACCGAGGCCCCCCGGGGGCATGCGCCCGTGGAGTGGCCCACCCACTGTCCCGAGTGCGGTACAGCCCTCGAGCTTTCGGGCAAGATTCACCTCTGCCCCAACCCCCTATGCCCGGCCAAGGCTTTCGAGGCGATCCGGCATTTTGCCAGCCGCAGGGCCATGGACATCCAGGGCCTGGGCGAGAAGCTGATTGAGCAGCTTTTGGAAACCGGTCTGGTGCGGGATGCCGCCGACCTCTACAACCTTAAGAAAGAAGATATTGCCGCGCTCGAGCGCAAGGCCGAGAAAAGCGCCCAGAACCTTATTGAGCAGATCGAGGCCAGCAAAAGCCGGGGCCTCGAGCGGCTGCTCTTTGCGCTGGGCATTCCCCAGGTCGGCGAAAGCACCGCCCGGGCCCTGGCCAAGCGCTTTGGGCACCTGGACAGCATCCTGAAGGCCACGGTCGAGGAGCTGGATGCCGTACCGGACATCGCCGAGACCACTGCCCAGGCCATCCACCAGGCCCTGGCTCGCCCGGAGATGCAGAGCTTCATCGAGCGCCTGCGGGCCGCTGGTTTGGTGTTCGAGGCCAGAGAAAAGCAGCAAAGCCAGGCCCTCGAGGGTCTTACCTTTGTCTTAACCGGCGAGCTCTCGCGCCCCCGGGAAGAGGTCGCGCGGCAGCTCGAGGCCCACGGGGCCAAAATTTCCGGCTCCGTGAGCAGAAAAACCAGCTATGTGATCGCCGGGCCAGGGGCGGGCTCCAAGCTCAGCAAGGCCAAAGAGCTGGGCATTCCCATTCTGGACGAAGCAGGCCTACGGGCGCTGCTGGAGCAGAAAATCGGCGCAGCCTCCATCTAG
- a CDS encoding DUF5666 domain-containing protein, whose protein sequence is MRWAWLLLGLLLVAIAQQEPEPSFQTTAEIERRGKKIVVVKSGPDNPPAIIELRDLYGGVITALDAEKKSLHLGERVFTTDKLTRFWLEGKPVQFADLKIGQQVRLEAAEQNDGSLKAFDVQIGGKPEGPSLSRSLFADPPPYRVQITFGEDAKAFGAIARVEQIREVNDFVFMTGGTARYIEDEDRLELDLKPGPRAVEVQQGQSRAWGSRLDYDNQSGEARVAGPIELERSGDKPLQGSAQRMVYNVDDEILRLFGEIRLVQDGRTSTAESAVVHEKDRIAYLYGSKERPVRSQNKDGFVQGTRVLYHLDTGDVVVLEGVQGEFQEP, encoded by the coding sequence ATGCGCTGGGCCTGGCTGCTCCTGGGGTTGTTGCTGGTAGCAATCGCGCAGCAGGAGCCTGAGCCCTCGTTTCAAACCACCGCCGAGATTGAGCGGCGCGGTAAAAAAATTGTGGTCGTTAAGAGTGGGCCGGACAACCCCCCCGCCATCATCGAGTTGCGCGACCTGTACGGGGGGGTCATTACCGCGCTGGACGCTGAGAAGAAATCCCTTCACCTGGGTGAAAGGGTTTTTACCACCGATAAGCTGACCCGCTTCTGGCTCGAAGGGAAACCGGTGCAGTTTGCCGACCTGAAGATAGGCCAGCAGGTGCGCCTCGAGGCCGCCGAGCAAAACGACGGCAGCCTCAAGGCCTTTGATGTGCAGATTGGCGGTAAACCCGAAGGCCCCTCCCTCAGCCGTTCGCTTTTTGCCGATCCACCCCCCTATCGCGTCCAGATTACCTTTGGTGAGGATGCTAAGGCTTTCGGGGCCATCGCCCGCGTGGAGCAAATCCGGGAAGTAAACGACTTTGTATTCATGACCGGGGGCACGGCCCGGTACATCGAGGATGAGGATCGCCTCGAGCTCGATCTCAAGCCGGGCCCGCGGGCCGTAGAGGTTCAGCAGGGCCAGAGCAGGGCCTGGGGTAGCCGCCTCGACTACGATAACCAGAGCGGCGAGGCCCGGGTGGCGGGGCCCATCGAGCTCGAGCGCTCCGGCGACAAGCCCCTGCAAGGCAGCGCCCAGCGCATGGTCTACAACGTGGACGACGAGATCCTGCGCCTGTTTGGGGAGATCAGGTTGGTGCAGGATGGCCGTACTTCCACGGCAGAAAGCGCAGTGGTGCACGAAAAAGACCGCATCGCTTATTTGTACGGTAGCAAGGAAAGACCGGTGCGCAGCCAAAACAAGGATGGCTTTGTGCAGGGCACCCGCGTGCTATACCACCTCGATACCGGCGATGTGGTGGTGCTGGAAGGGGTGCAGGGGGAGTTTCAGGAGCCCTGA
- a CDS encoding ABC transporter ATP-binding protein, protein MNDSAAASSARAKGSVALELRNITKRYPLVLANDRISLDVRWGEVLAVVGENGAGKSTLMKIVYGLVKPDQGEIWVDGQRVQIAEPGDAIALGIGMVHQHFMLVDPFTVLENVILGSEPTQGGQLNLAQARAEVEALMRDLEFDLPLDTPVEELPVGLQQRVEILKALYRKAKILILDEPTAVLTPQEADELFDFLRRYVEQGNAVIFISHKLAEVIKLSHRVTVIRDGKVVGTVNTPETSVNELARMMVGREVILSVDKSEARPTEAVLEVIDLRMPEKDKKHRLNGVSFQVRAGEIVGIAGVEGNGQTELVEAITGLRPYQGTIRYQGQTLKPNARLVREWGVSHIPEDRNLRGLVLDFTTRENLILGDHYRPPYAGFLGFLDATQMEAHAREVVETFDVRPRSTELAARRYSGGNAQKIIVGRELSRKPKVLVAAQPTRGVDIGAIEFIHENIVKARDAGMAVLLVSADLNEVRSLSDRILVMFEGRIMGELKASEASEERLGLLMAGITEGSAQAAGAQGS, encoded by the coding sequence ATGAACGATTCTGCTGCTGCCTCGAGCGCGCGCGCTAAGGGTTCGGTTGCGCTCGAGCTCCGCAACATCACCAAACGCTACCCTCTGGTGCTGGCCAACGATCGCATCTCACTGGACGTGCGCTGGGGTGAGGTGCTGGCTGTGGTGGGTGAGAACGGCGCGGGTAAATCCACCCTGATGAAGATCGTGTACGGCCTGGTCAAACCCGACCAGGGCGAAATCTGGGTTGACGGCCAGAGGGTGCAGATTGCCGAGCCAGGCGACGCCATTGCCCTGGGGATTGGCATGGTACACCAGCACTTTATGCTGGTAGACCCCTTTACGGTGCTGGAGAACGTAATTCTAGGTTCAGAGCCCACCCAGGGGGGCCAGCTCAACCTGGCCCAGGCCCGGGCCGAGGTCGAGGCCTTGATGAGGGACCTCGAGTTCGATCTGCCGCTGGATACACCGGTGGAGGAGCTGCCGGTGGGTTTGCAGCAGCGGGTGGAGATTCTCAAGGCGCTTTACCGCAAGGCCAAAATCCTCATTCTGGATGAGCCCACCGCCGTACTGACCCCCCAGGAGGCCGATGAGTTATTCGACTTCCTGCGCCGCTATGTGGAGCAGGGCAATGCGGTTATTTTCATCAGCCACAAGCTGGCCGAGGTCATCAAACTCTCCCACCGCGTCACCGTTATCCGCGATGGCAAGGTGGTGGGCACGGTCAACACCCCTGAGACCAGCGTGAACGAGCTGGCGCGCATGATGGTAGGGCGGGAGGTGATCCTTTCGGTGGACAAGTCGGAGGCCAGACCCACCGAGGCCGTGCTCGAGGTAATCGACCTGCGCATGCCCGAAAAAGACAAAAAACACCGGCTTAATGGGGTGTCGTTTCAGGTACGGGCCGGTGAGATTGTGGGCATTGCAGGGGTGGAGGGCAACGGCCAGACCGAGCTGGTGGAGGCCATCACCGGCCTGCGGCCTTACCAGGGCACCATCCGATACCAGGGCCAGACCCTCAAACCCAACGCCCGGCTGGTGCGCGAGTGGGGCGTTTCGCACATCCCCGAAGACCGCAACCTGCGCGGGCTGGTGCTCGACTTTACCACCCGCGAGAACCTGATTCTGGGGGATCACTACCGGCCGCCTTATGCGGGATTCCTGGGCTTTTTGGACGCTACGCAGATGGAAGCCCACGCCCGGGAGGTGGTCGAAACCTTCGATGTACGGCCCCGAAGCACCGAGCTGGCAGCCCGCCGCTACTCGGGGGGCAACGCGCAGAAAATCATCGTGGGCCGGGAGCTGAGCCGAAAGCCCAAGGTGCTGGTTGCAGCCCAGCCGACCCGTGGGGTGGATATTGGGGCCATCGAGTTTATTCACGAAAACATCGTTAAAGCCCGTGATGCGGGGATGGCGGTGCTGCTGGTATCGGCCGATCTAAACGAGGTGCGCTCGCTATCCGATCGCATCTTGGTGATGTTTGAAGGCCGCATCATGGGTGAGCTCAAAGCCAGCGAGGCCAGCGAGGAGCGGCTTGGGTTGTTGATGGCCGGTATCACCGAGGGCTCTGCGCAGGCCGCAGGGGCTCAGGGCTCCTGA